Proteins from a single region of Allocatelliglobosispora scoriae:
- a CDS encoding helix-turn-helix transcriptional regulator, translating to MTVTRPGTSADRLARLLNLVPYLLTRPGILITEAAADLGVTPAQLQDDLELLWVCGLPGYGPGDLIDMAFDGDRVTITYDAGIDRPLRLTPDEAMALVVALRMLAETPGIADRDAISRALSKIEKAAGEWADAPVAVGTRGNDDRLATVRAAVERGRALRITYYTATRDATTERVIDPIRVLIVGERSYVEAWCRRAADVRLFRVDRIDALVELEEPAVPPPGVRSEVLDGAVYRPAGDAPEMVLRIGRGARWITEYYPVEGIEELTPEEWLVTMRVTDLDWARRFVLGLGPGVGVVSPSELAASVRCSAQEALAAYSA from the coding sequence GTGACGGTCACCCGCCCCGGCACCTCGGCCGACCGGCTGGCCCGGTTGTTGAATCTGGTGCCCTACCTGCTGACGCGGCCCGGGATCCTGATCACCGAGGCGGCCGCCGATCTCGGGGTCACCCCGGCGCAGCTCCAGGACGACCTGGAGCTGCTCTGGGTGTGCGGGCTGCCCGGATACGGCCCCGGTGACCTGATCGACATGGCGTTCGACGGCGACCGGGTCACCATCACCTACGACGCGGGCATCGACCGGCCGTTGCGCCTGACTCCCGACGAGGCGATGGCGCTGGTGGTGGCGCTGCGGATGCTCGCCGAGACGCCGGGCATCGCCGACCGCGACGCGATCAGCCGGGCCCTGTCGAAGATCGAGAAGGCTGCGGGGGAGTGGGCCGACGCGCCCGTCGCCGTCGGCACCCGGGGCAACGACGACCGGCTCGCCACCGTGCGTGCCGCCGTCGAGCGCGGCCGGGCGCTGCGCATCACCTACTACACGGCGACCCGCGACGCGACGACCGAGCGGGTGATCGACCCGATCCGGGTGCTGATCGTGGGCGAGCGCTCCTATGTCGAGGCCTGGTGCCGACGCGCGGCCGACGTGCGGCTGTTCCGGGTCGACCGGATCGATGCGCTCGTCGAGCTCGAGGAGCCCGCGGTGCCGCCGCCGGGGGTTCGCAGCGAGGTCCTCGACGGTGCCGTCTACCGCCCGGCGGGGGACGCGCCCGAGATGGTGCTGCGGATCGGACGCGGGGCGCGGTGGATCACGGAGTATTACCCCGTCGAGGGGATCGAGGAGCTCACTCCCGAGGAGTGGCTGGTCACGATGCGGGTGACGGACCTGGACTGGGCCCGGCGGTTCGTGCTCGGACTCGGGCCGGGCGTGGGCGTCGTCTCGCCCAGTGAGCTCGCGGCATCGGTGCGCTGCTCGGCGCAGGAAGCGCTCGCGGCGTATTCGGCGTGA